The Diprion similis isolate iyDipSimi1 chromosome 11, iyDipSimi1.1, whole genome shotgun sequence genome includes a region encoding these proteins:
- the LOC124412671 gene encoding transcriptional regulator ovo isoform X1, with the protein MPKIFLIKNRLHQQQLRLLETQHLSKSPPPSSGKESPLGGSEPLSLIVNKHQYRDRSEDDRATTPESLRSTSPAGSPPPPASGRPSTPTNTLPRRFISSILGGDVPYGSRGHVLTRAERKEYSNPPIAPAEQLPTAEKITLPRAQTPPKTPRVEPPTRVSVIRRVPPQAQPPRREETNLEVPRTREPEQEQPIDYAVPKRKGEVEEERGRDGAKASWIGNSIARPLLAMRLSNASQVVQVVHAAAGHGRNSSGTGNGSSGQNSGSSGGGSSGGSVSFSGGGGGGSGGGGSSLGGGGGAGGGVGGGAGGGGMNPGGNGGRGNYGPSSPPTGSLPPFYESLKGGNNLANFANQYNGGAGNAQGNGYLTPSPAVGMECDTGQQDLGGQNQYGAQEGKQYSLLQNVCASYGLTLKEEEDLSAYKLQPGDLLSGQYGAYDVTDSGMVVDMVTGAVVDPLQFTATLTNFTSPSDHTALLESLSDAADLFLPRLPADEGGNDLLDDSLHSPPSAGSTIGQDGQISTPVEPSVDPFPEHNIALARGFDASSDSLFYCRNYTTPQHFNSTSKIQSSLAYPPGESSYQPLPKERPELALHINQQQTNEPQLQQLQIQVQLQQQGASSSPHQHHHQSLLSPGLSFTGSGLDLDSASSAGGSLPSPGAASCSLDTASASASSPSTLMDHGQVPSPASVTASVSATSAISNSKHTSPVGDPPLPQRVNVLQQRLGLPGDVQLEFVNGGHGIKNPLAVEGQRQAAATREEEKTARPAPGKDDDPNRFTCRVCSKNFSLQRLLNRHMKCHSDVKRYLCTFCGKGFNDTFDLKRHTRTHTGVRPYKCNLCEKSFTQRCSLESHCLKVHGVQHQYAYKERRTKVYVCEECGHTTQEPEVHYLHLKDKHPYSPALLKFYDKRHFKFTNSNFANMLLQVRT; encoded by the exons ATGCCGAAGATATTCCTCATAAAGAATAGGCTGCATCAGCAGCAGCTCAGACTACTCGAGACTCAACACCTGAGCAAGAGTCCACCGCCGTCATCGGGGAAGGAGAGTCCTTTAGGAGGATCCGAACCCCTCAGCTTGATCGTCAACAAACACCAAT ATCGTGACAGGTCGGAGGATGACCGGGCAACTACCCCAGAATCGCTGCGCAGCACAAGTCCGGCCGGGTCTCCACCGCCGCCTGCGTCAGGAAGACCGTCGACGCCTACGAACACCCTTCCTCGACGGTTTATATCCAGCATACTCGGCGGCGATGTGCCATACGGGAGTCGAGGTCACGTGCTCACCCGGGCCGAGCGCAAGGAGTACAGCAACCCTCCGATTGCCCCTGCCGAGCAGCTACCCACTGCCGAAAAAATCACGCTCCCACGGGCTCAGACGCccccgaaaacaccgcgtgtCGAACCGCCGACGAGGGTCTCCGTCATTCGGAGGGTCCCGCCGCAGGCGCAACCTCCGCGACGTGAGGAGACGAATCTAGAGGTGCCGAGGACGCGGGAACCGGAACAAGAACAGCCGATAGACTACGCGGTGCCGAAGCGGAAGGGCGAGGTCGAGGAAGAGCGTGGCAGAGACGGAGCGAAAGCCAGCTGGATCGGGAACTCGATCGCACGACCACTTTTGGCAATGCGTTTGTCGAACGCCAGTCAGGTCGTCCAGGTTGTTCACGCGGCCGCCGGTCACGGGAGGAATTCTTCCGGTACCGGAAACGGTTCGAGCGGCCAAAACTCCGGGTCATCCGGGGGTGGGTCATCCGGTGGTAGCGTAAGCTTCTCgggtggcggcggcggcggaaGTGGAGGCGGTGGCTCGTCCTTAGGGGGTGGTGGTGGCGCTGGTGGCGGAGTCGGTGGCGGCGCCGGAGGCGGCGGAATGAACCCTGGAGGAAACGGGGGTCGCGGTAATTACGGACCCAGCTCACCGCCGACCGGATCTTTGCCGCCGTTTTACGAGTCCCTCAAGGGCGGCAACAACCTGGCCAATTTTGCCAATCAGTACAACGGCGGTGCCGGCAATGCACAAG GAAACGGCTACCTCACACCGTCGCCGGCGGTAGGAATGGAGTGCGATACCGGACAGCAGGACCTCGGTGGACAAAACCAGTATGGCGCACAAGAGGGAAAGCAGTACTCGTTGCTCCAGAATGTGTGCGCCTCGTACGGACTGACCttaaaggaggaggaggacctCTCGGCGTACAAGCTTCAGCCCGGTGACCTTTTGTCCGGGCAGTACGGCGCCTACGACGTCACCGATTCGGGGATGGTGGTGGACATGGTGACCGGAGCCGTGGTTGATCCCCTCCAGTTCACGGCGACCCTGACCAACTTCACTTCGCCCTCGGATCACACGGCCCTCCTCGAGAGCCTAAGCGATGCGGCTGACCTATTTTTGCCGAGGTTGCCAGCCGACGAGGGCGGCAACGACCTTCTGGACGACTCTCTTCACTCGCCACCCTCCGCTGGGAGCACGATAGGCCAGGATGGCCAGATATCGACCCCCGTCGAACCCAGCGTCGATCCATTTCCGGAGCACAATATCGCCCTCGCCAGGGGATTCGACGCATCCAG CGATTCTCTGTTTTATTGCAGGAACTACACCACGCCTCAGCACTTTAACAGCACCTCGAAGATACAATCCAGCCTCGCTTATCCTCCCGGCGAATCTAGCTATCAACCTCTTCCCAAAGAACGTCCAGAGCTGGCTCTCCACATAAACCAGCAACAGACGAACGAGCCCCAACTCCAGCAGCTACAGATCCAGGTCCAACTTCAACAGCAGGGTGCTTCTTCATCGCCCCATCAGCACCATCATCAGAGTCTTCTCAGTCCTGGTCTCAGTTTCACCGGAAGCG GTCTTGATCTCGACTCGGCCAGCAGTGCTGGTGGCAGTCTTCCGAGCCCCGGAGCCGCTAGTTGCTCCCTCGACACCGCCTCGGCCAGCGCATCCTCGCCCAGCACCCTGATGGACCATGGCCAGGTACCCAGTCCGGCCAGCGTCACCGCCAGCGTGAGTGCAACTTCCGCAATCTCCAATTCCAAACATACCTCCCCGGTCGGAGATCCCCCGCTACCACAGCGCGTCAACGTCCTTCAGCAGCGG TTGGGACTTCCGGGCGATGTACAGCTTGAATTTGTAAACGGTGGACACGGCATTAAAAATCCATTAGCAGTCGAAGGTCAACGGCAAGCTGCGGCGACtcgtgaagaagaaaaaaccgcGCGCCCAGCACCTGGCAAA GACGACGACCCGAACAGATTCACCTGCCGCGTATGCAGCAAAAACTTCAGTCTTCAGAGACTCCTGAACCGTCACATGAAATGTCACAGCGATGTGAAACGCTACCTGTGCACATTTTGCGGAAAGGGATTCAACGACACCTTCGACCTTAAAAGGCACACCAGAACGCACACGGGCGTTCGACCTTACAAATGCAATCTTTGTGAGAAGAGCTTTACCCAGCGTTGTTCTTTAGAGAGTCACTGTCTCAAGGTCCACGGTGTTCAGCATCAGTACGCCTACAAAGAACGCCGCACTAAG GTGTACGTCTGCGAGGAGTGCGGTCACACGACGCAAGAACCGGAAGTCCACTACCTTCATCTGAAAGACAAGCACCCGTACAGTCCGGCTCTTCTGAAGTTCTACGACAAACGTCACTTCAAATTCACAAATAGCAACTTCGCAAACATGCTGCTTCAAGTTCGCACGTAA
- the LOC124412671 gene encoding AT-rich interactive domain-containing protein 1B isoform X4, with product MPKIFLIKNRLHQQQLRLLETQHLSKSPPPSSGKESPLGGSEPLSLIVNKHQYRDRSEDDRATTPESLRSTSPAGSPPPPASGRPSTPTNTLPRRFISSILGGDVPYGSRGHVLTRAERKEYSNPPIAPAEQLPTAEKITLPRAQTPPKTPRVEPPTRVSVIRRVPPQAQPPRREETNLEVPRTREPEQEQPIDYAVPKRKGEVEEERGRDGAKASWIGNSIARPLLAMRLSNASQVVQVVHAAAGHGRNSSGTGNGSSGQNSGSSGGGSSGGSVSFSGGGGGGSGGGGSSLGGGGGAGGGVGGGAGGGGMNPGGNGGRGNYGPSSPPTGSLPPFYESLKGGNNLANFANQYNGGAGNAQGNGYLTPSPAVGMECDTGQQDLGGQNQYGAQEGKQYSLLQNVCASYGLTLKEEEDLSAYKLQPGDLLSGQYGAYDVTDSGMVVDMVTGAVVDPLQFTATLTNFTSPSDHTALLESLSDAADLFLPRLPADEGGNDLLDDSLHSPPSAGSTIGQDGQISTPVEPSVDPFPEHNIALARGFDASSDSLFYCRNYTTPQHFNSTSKIQSSLAYPPGESSYQPLPKERPELALHINQQQTNEPQLQQLQIQVQLQQQGASSSPHQHHHQSLLSPGLSFTGSGLDLDSASSAGGSLPSPGAASCSLDTASASASSPSTLMDHGQVPSPASVTASLGLPGDVQLEFVNGGHGIKNPLAVEGQRQAAATREEEKTARPAPGKDDDPNRFTCRVCSKNFSLQRLLNRHMKCHSDVKRYLCTFCGKGFNDTFDLKRHTRTHTGVRPYKCNLCEKSFTQRCSLESHCLKVHGVQHQYAYKERRTKVYVCEECGHTTQEPEVHYLHLKDKHPYSPALLKFYDKRHFKFTNSNFANMLLQVRT from the exons ATGCCGAAGATATTCCTCATAAAGAATAGGCTGCATCAGCAGCAGCTCAGACTACTCGAGACTCAACACCTGAGCAAGAGTCCACCGCCGTCATCGGGGAAGGAGAGTCCTTTAGGAGGATCCGAACCCCTCAGCTTGATCGTCAACAAACACCAAT ATCGTGACAGGTCGGAGGATGACCGGGCAACTACCCCAGAATCGCTGCGCAGCACAAGTCCGGCCGGGTCTCCACCGCCGCCTGCGTCAGGAAGACCGTCGACGCCTACGAACACCCTTCCTCGACGGTTTATATCCAGCATACTCGGCGGCGATGTGCCATACGGGAGTCGAGGTCACGTGCTCACCCGGGCCGAGCGCAAGGAGTACAGCAACCCTCCGATTGCCCCTGCCGAGCAGCTACCCACTGCCGAAAAAATCACGCTCCCACGGGCTCAGACGCccccgaaaacaccgcgtgtCGAACCGCCGACGAGGGTCTCCGTCATTCGGAGGGTCCCGCCGCAGGCGCAACCTCCGCGACGTGAGGAGACGAATCTAGAGGTGCCGAGGACGCGGGAACCGGAACAAGAACAGCCGATAGACTACGCGGTGCCGAAGCGGAAGGGCGAGGTCGAGGAAGAGCGTGGCAGAGACGGAGCGAAAGCCAGCTGGATCGGGAACTCGATCGCACGACCACTTTTGGCAATGCGTTTGTCGAACGCCAGTCAGGTCGTCCAGGTTGTTCACGCGGCCGCCGGTCACGGGAGGAATTCTTCCGGTACCGGAAACGGTTCGAGCGGCCAAAACTCCGGGTCATCCGGGGGTGGGTCATCCGGTGGTAGCGTAAGCTTCTCgggtggcggcggcggcggaaGTGGAGGCGGTGGCTCGTCCTTAGGGGGTGGTGGTGGCGCTGGTGGCGGAGTCGGTGGCGGCGCCGGAGGCGGCGGAATGAACCCTGGAGGAAACGGGGGTCGCGGTAATTACGGACCCAGCTCACCGCCGACCGGATCTTTGCCGCCGTTTTACGAGTCCCTCAAGGGCGGCAACAACCTGGCCAATTTTGCCAATCAGTACAACGGCGGTGCCGGCAATGCACAAG GAAACGGCTACCTCACACCGTCGCCGGCGGTAGGAATGGAGTGCGATACCGGACAGCAGGACCTCGGTGGACAAAACCAGTATGGCGCACAAGAGGGAAAGCAGTACTCGTTGCTCCAGAATGTGTGCGCCTCGTACGGACTGACCttaaaggaggaggaggacctCTCGGCGTACAAGCTTCAGCCCGGTGACCTTTTGTCCGGGCAGTACGGCGCCTACGACGTCACCGATTCGGGGATGGTGGTGGACATGGTGACCGGAGCCGTGGTTGATCCCCTCCAGTTCACGGCGACCCTGACCAACTTCACTTCGCCCTCGGATCACACGGCCCTCCTCGAGAGCCTAAGCGATGCGGCTGACCTATTTTTGCCGAGGTTGCCAGCCGACGAGGGCGGCAACGACCTTCTGGACGACTCTCTTCACTCGCCACCCTCCGCTGGGAGCACGATAGGCCAGGATGGCCAGATATCGACCCCCGTCGAACCCAGCGTCGATCCATTTCCGGAGCACAATATCGCCCTCGCCAGGGGATTCGACGCATCCAG CGATTCTCTGTTTTATTGCAGGAACTACACCACGCCTCAGCACTTTAACAGCACCTCGAAGATACAATCCAGCCTCGCTTATCCTCCCGGCGAATCTAGCTATCAACCTCTTCCCAAAGAACGTCCAGAGCTGGCTCTCCACATAAACCAGCAACAGACGAACGAGCCCCAACTCCAGCAGCTACAGATCCAGGTCCAACTTCAACAGCAGGGTGCTTCTTCATCGCCCCATCAGCACCATCATCAGAGTCTTCTCAGTCCTGGTCTCAGTTTCACCGGAAGCG GTCTTGATCTCGACTCGGCCAGCAGTGCTGGTGGCAGTCTTCCGAGCCCCGGAGCCGCTAGTTGCTCCCTCGACACCGCCTCGGCCAGCGCATCCTCGCCCAGCACCCTGATGGACCATGGCCAGGTACCCAGTCCGGCCAGCGTCACCGCCAGC TTGGGACTTCCGGGCGATGTACAGCTTGAATTTGTAAACGGTGGACACGGCATTAAAAATCCATTAGCAGTCGAAGGTCAACGGCAAGCTGCGGCGACtcgtgaagaagaaaaaaccgcGCGCCCAGCACCTGGCAAA GACGACGACCCGAACAGATTCACCTGCCGCGTATGCAGCAAAAACTTCAGTCTTCAGAGACTCCTGAACCGTCACATGAAATGTCACAGCGATGTGAAACGCTACCTGTGCACATTTTGCGGAAAGGGATTCAACGACACCTTCGACCTTAAAAGGCACACCAGAACGCACACGGGCGTTCGACCTTACAAATGCAATCTTTGTGAGAAGAGCTTTACCCAGCGTTGTTCTTTAGAGAGTCACTGTCTCAAGGTCCACGGTGTTCAGCATCAGTACGCCTACAAAGAACGCCGCACTAAG GTGTACGTCTGCGAGGAGTGCGGTCACACGACGCAAGAACCGGAAGTCCACTACCTTCATCTGAAAGACAAGCACCCGTACAGTCCGGCTCTTCTGAAGTTCTACGACAAACGTCACTTCAAATTCACAAATAGCAACTTCGCAAACATGCTGCTTCAAGTTCGCACGTAA
- the LOC124412671 gene encoding transcriptional regulator ovo isoform X3 has translation MVCIEIRRLDAWRHGGHGPFLQALQELDRDRSEDDRATTPESLRSTSPAGSPPPPASGRPSTPTNTLPRRFISSILGGDVPYGSRGHVLTRAERKEYSNPPIAPAEQLPTAEKITLPRAQTPPKTPRVEPPTRVSVIRRVPPQAQPPRREETNLEVPRTREPEQEQPIDYAVPKRKGEVEEERGRDGAKASWIGNSIARPLLAMRLSNASQVVQVVHAAAGHGRNSSGTGNGSSGQNSGSSGGGSSGGSVSFSGGGGGGSGGGGSSLGGGGGAGGGVGGGAGGGGMNPGGNGGRGNYGPSSPPTGSLPPFYESLKGGNNLANFANQYNGGAGNAQGNGYLTPSPAVGMECDTGQQDLGGQNQYGAQEGKQYSLLQNVCASYGLTLKEEEDLSAYKLQPGDLLSGQYGAYDVTDSGMVVDMVTGAVVDPLQFTATLTNFTSPSDHTALLESLSDAADLFLPRLPADEGGNDLLDDSLHSPPSAGSTIGQDGQISTPVEPSVDPFPEHNIALARGFDASSDSLFYCRNYTTPQHFNSTSKIQSSLAYPPGESSYQPLPKERPELALHINQQQTNEPQLQQLQIQVQLQQQGASSSPHQHHHQSLLSPGLSFTGSGLDLDSASSAGGSLPSPGAASCSLDTASASASSPSTLMDHGQVPSPASVTASVSATSAISNSKHTSPVGDPPLPQRVNVLQQRLGLPGDVQLEFVNGGHGIKNPLAVEGQRQAAATREEEKTARPAPGKDDDPNRFTCRVCSKNFSLQRLLNRHMKCHSDVKRYLCTFCGKGFNDTFDLKRHTRTHTGVRPYKCNLCEKSFTQRCSLESHCLKVHGVQHQYAYKERRTKVYVCEECGHTTQEPEVHYLHLKDKHPYSPALLKFYDKRHFKFTNSNFANMLLQVRT, from the exons ATCGTGACAGGTCGGAGGATGACCGGGCAACTACCCCAGAATCGCTGCGCAGCACAAGTCCGGCCGGGTCTCCACCGCCGCCTGCGTCAGGAAGACCGTCGACGCCTACGAACACCCTTCCTCGACGGTTTATATCCAGCATACTCGGCGGCGATGTGCCATACGGGAGTCGAGGTCACGTGCTCACCCGGGCCGAGCGCAAGGAGTACAGCAACCCTCCGATTGCCCCTGCCGAGCAGCTACCCACTGCCGAAAAAATCACGCTCCCACGGGCTCAGACGCccccgaaaacaccgcgtgtCGAACCGCCGACGAGGGTCTCCGTCATTCGGAGGGTCCCGCCGCAGGCGCAACCTCCGCGACGTGAGGAGACGAATCTAGAGGTGCCGAGGACGCGGGAACCGGAACAAGAACAGCCGATAGACTACGCGGTGCCGAAGCGGAAGGGCGAGGTCGAGGAAGAGCGTGGCAGAGACGGAGCGAAAGCCAGCTGGATCGGGAACTCGATCGCACGACCACTTTTGGCAATGCGTTTGTCGAACGCCAGTCAGGTCGTCCAGGTTGTTCACGCGGCCGCCGGTCACGGGAGGAATTCTTCCGGTACCGGAAACGGTTCGAGCGGCCAAAACTCCGGGTCATCCGGGGGTGGGTCATCCGGTGGTAGCGTAAGCTTCTCgggtggcggcggcggcggaaGTGGAGGCGGTGGCTCGTCCTTAGGGGGTGGTGGTGGCGCTGGTGGCGGAGTCGGTGGCGGCGCCGGAGGCGGCGGAATGAACCCTGGAGGAAACGGGGGTCGCGGTAATTACGGACCCAGCTCACCGCCGACCGGATCTTTGCCGCCGTTTTACGAGTCCCTCAAGGGCGGCAACAACCTGGCCAATTTTGCCAATCAGTACAACGGCGGTGCCGGCAATGCACAAG GAAACGGCTACCTCACACCGTCGCCGGCGGTAGGAATGGAGTGCGATACCGGACAGCAGGACCTCGGTGGACAAAACCAGTATGGCGCACAAGAGGGAAAGCAGTACTCGTTGCTCCAGAATGTGTGCGCCTCGTACGGACTGACCttaaaggaggaggaggacctCTCGGCGTACAAGCTTCAGCCCGGTGACCTTTTGTCCGGGCAGTACGGCGCCTACGACGTCACCGATTCGGGGATGGTGGTGGACATGGTGACCGGAGCCGTGGTTGATCCCCTCCAGTTCACGGCGACCCTGACCAACTTCACTTCGCCCTCGGATCACACGGCCCTCCTCGAGAGCCTAAGCGATGCGGCTGACCTATTTTTGCCGAGGTTGCCAGCCGACGAGGGCGGCAACGACCTTCTGGACGACTCTCTTCACTCGCCACCCTCCGCTGGGAGCACGATAGGCCAGGATGGCCAGATATCGACCCCCGTCGAACCCAGCGTCGATCCATTTCCGGAGCACAATATCGCCCTCGCCAGGGGATTCGACGCATCCAG CGATTCTCTGTTTTATTGCAGGAACTACACCACGCCTCAGCACTTTAACAGCACCTCGAAGATACAATCCAGCCTCGCTTATCCTCCCGGCGAATCTAGCTATCAACCTCTTCCCAAAGAACGTCCAGAGCTGGCTCTCCACATAAACCAGCAACAGACGAACGAGCCCCAACTCCAGCAGCTACAGATCCAGGTCCAACTTCAACAGCAGGGTGCTTCTTCATCGCCCCATCAGCACCATCATCAGAGTCTTCTCAGTCCTGGTCTCAGTTTCACCGGAAGCG GTCTTGATCTCGACTCGGCCAGCAGTGCTGGTGGCAGTCTTCCGAGCCCCGGAGCCGCTAGTTGCTCCCTCGACACCGCCTCGGCCAGCGCATCCTCGCCCAGCACCCTGATGGACCATGGCCAGGTACCCAGTCCGGCCAGCGTCACCGCCAGCGTGAGTGCAACTTCCGCAATCTCCAATTCCAAACATACCTCCCCGGTCGGAGATCCCCCGCTACCACAGCGCGTCAACGTCCTTCAGCAGCGG TTGGGACTTCCGGGCGATGTACAGCTTGAATTTGTAAACGGTGGACACGGCATTAAAAATCCATTAGCAGTCGAAGGTCAACGGCAAGCTGCGGCGACtcgtgaagaagaaaaaaccgcGCGCCCAGCACCTGGCAAA GACGACGACCCGAACAGATTCACCTGCCGCGTATGCAGCAAAAACTTCAGTCTTCAGAGACTCCTGAACCGTCACATGAAATGTCACAGCGATGTGAAACGCTACCTGTGCACATTTTGCGGAAAGGGATTCAACGACACCTTCGACCTTAAAAGGCACACCAGAACGCACACGGGCGTTCGACCTTACAAATGCAATCTTTGTGAGAAGAGCTTTACCCAGCGTTGTTCTTTAGAGAGTCACTGTCTCAAGGTCCACGGTGTTCAGCATCAGTACGCCTACAAAGAACGCCGCACTAAG GTGTACGTCTGCGAGGAGTGCGGTCACACGACGCAAGAACCGGAAGTCCACTACCTTCATCTGAAAGACAAGCACCCGTACAGTCCGGCTCTTCTGAAGTTCTACGACAAACGTCACTTCAAATTCACAAATAGCAACTTCGCAAACATGCTGCTTCAAGTTCGCACGTAA
- the LOC124412671 gene encoding transcriptional regulator ovo isoform X2, with protein MPKIFLIKNRLHQQQLRLLETQHLSKSPPPSSGKESPLGGSEPLSLIVNKHQYRDRSEDDRATTPESLRSTSPAGSPPPPASGRPSTPTNTLPRRFISSILGGDVPYGSRGHVLTRAERKEYSNPPIAPAEQLPTAEKITLPRAQTPPKTPRVEPPTRVSVIRRVPPQAQPPRREETNLEVPRTREPEQEQPIDYAVPKRKGEVEEERGRDGAKASWIGNSIARPLLAMRLSNASQVVQVVHAAAGHGRNSSGTGNGSSGQNSGSSGGGSSGGSVSFSGGGGGGSGGGGSSLGGGGGAGGGVGGGAGGGGMNPGGNGGRGNYGPSSPPTGSLPPFYESLKGGNNLANFANQYNGGAGNAQGNGYLTPSPAVGMECDTGQQDLGGQNQYGAQEGKQYSLLQNVCASYGLTLKEEEDLSAYKLQPGDLLSGQYGAYDVTDSGMVVDMVTGAVVDPLQFTATLTNFTSPSDHTALLESLSDAADLFLPRLPADEGGNDLLDDSLHSPPSAGSTIGQDGQISTPVEPSVDPFPEHNIALARGFDASRNYTTPQHFNSTSKIQSSLAYPPGESSYQPLPKERPELALHINQQQTNEPQLQQLQIQVQLQQQGASSSPHQHHHQSLLSPGLSFTGSGLDLDSASSAGGSLPSPGAASCSLDTASASASSPSTLMDHGQVPSPASVTASVSATSAISNSKHTSPVGDPPLPQRVNVLQQRLGLPGDVQLEFVNGGHGIKNPLAVEGQRQAAATREEEKTARPAPGKDDDPNRFTCRVCSKNFSLQRLLNRHMKCHSDVKRYLCTFCGKGFNDTFDLKRHTRTHTGVRPYKCNLCEKSFTQRCSLESHCLKVHGVQHQYAYKERRTKVYVCEECGHTTQEPEVHYLHLKDKHPYSPALLKFYDKRHFKFTNSNFANMLLQVRT; from the exons ATGCCGAAGATATTCCTCATAAAGAATAGGCTGCATCAGCAGCAGCTCAGACTACTCGAGACTCAACACCTGAGCAAGAGTCCACCGCCGTCATCGGGGAAGGAGAGTCCTTTAGGAGGATCCGAACCCCTCAGCTTGATCGTCAACAAACACCAAT ATCGTGACAGGTCGGAGGATGACCGGGCAACTACCCCAGAATCGCTGCGCAGCACAAGTCCGGCCGGGTCTCCACCGCCGCCTGCGTCAGGAAGACCGTCGACGCCTACGAACACCCTTCCTCGACGGTTTATATCCAGCATACTCGGCGGCGATGTGCCATACGGGAGTCGAGGTCACGTGCTCACCCGGGCCGAGCGCAAGGAGTACAGCAACCCTCCGATTGCCCCTGCCGAGCAGCTACCCACTGCCGAAAAAATCACGCTCCCACGGGCTCAGACGCccccgaaaacaccgcgtgtCGAACCGCCGACGAGGGTCTCCGTCATTCGGAGGGTCCCGCCGCAGGCGCAACCTCCGCGACGTGAGGAGACGAATCTAGAGGTGCCGAGGACGCGGGAACCGGAACAAGAACAGCCGATAGACTACGCGGTGCCGAAGCGGAAGGGCGAGGTCGAGGAAGAGCGTGGCAGAGACGGAGCGAAAGCCAGCTGGATCGGGAACTCGATCGCACGACCACTTTTGGCAATGCGTTTGTCGAACGCCAGTCAGGTCGTCCAGGTTGTTCACGCGGCCGCCGGTCACGGGAGGAATTCTTCCGGTACCGGAAACGGTTCGAGCGGCCAAAACTCCGGGTCATCCGGGGGTGGGTCATCCGGTGGTAGCGTAAGCTTCTCgggtggcggcggcggcggaaGTGGAGGCGGTGGCTCGTCCTTAGGGGGTGGTGGTGGCGCTGGTGGCGGAGTCGGTGGCGGCGCCGGAGGCGGCGGAATGAACCCTGGAGGAAACGGGGGTCGCGGTAATTACGGACCCAGCTCACCGCCGACCGGATCTTTGCCGCCGTTTTACGAGTCCCTCAAGGGCGGCAACAACCTGGCCAATTTTGCCAATCAGTACAACGGCGGTGCCGGCAATGCACAAG GAAACGGCTACCTCACACCGTCGCCGGCGGTAGGAATGGAGTGCGATACCGGACAGCAGGACCTCGGTGGACAAAACCAGTATGGCGCACAAGAGGGAAAGCAGTACTCGTTGCTCCAGAATGTGTGCGCCTCGTACGGACTGACCttaaaggaggaggaggacctCTCGGCGTACAAGCTTCAGCCCGGTGACCTTTTGTCCGGGCAGTACGGCGCCTACGACGTCACCGATTCGGGGATGGTGGTGGACATGGTGACCGGAGCCGTGGTTGATCCCCTCCAGTTCACGGCGACCCTGACCAACTTCACTTCGCCCTCGGATCACACGGCCCTCCTCGAGAGCCTAAGCGATGCGGCTGACCTATTTTTGCCGAGGTTGCCAGCCGACGAGGGCGGCAACGACCTTCTGGACGACTCTCTTCACTCGCCACCCTCCGCTGGGAGCACGATAGGCCAGGATGGCCAGATATCGACCCCCGTCGAACCCAGCGTCGATCCATTTCCGGAGCACAATATCGCCCTCGCCAGGGGATTCGACGCATCCAG GAACTACACCACGCCTCAGCACTTTAACAGCACCTCGAAGATACAATCCAGCCTCGCTTATCCTCCCGGCGAATCTAGCTATCAACCTCTTCCCAAAGAACGTCCAGAGCTGGCTCTCCACATAAACCAGCAACAGACGAACGAGCCCCAACTCCAGCAGCTACAGATCCAGGTCCAACTTCAACAGCAGGGTGCTTCTTCATCGCCCCATCAGCACCATCATCAGAGTCTTCTCAGTCCTGGTCTCAGTTTCACCGGAAGCG GTCTTGATCTCGACTCGGCCAGCAGTGCTGGTGGCAGTCTTCCGAGCCCCGGAGCCGCTAGTTGCTCCCTCGACACCGCCTCGGCCAGCGCATCCTCGCCCAGCACCCTGATGGACCATGGCCAGGTACCCAGTCCGGCCAGCGTCACCGCCAGCGTGAGTGCAACTTCCGCAATCTCCAATTCCAAACATACCTCCCCGGTCGGAGATCCCCCGCTACCACAGCGCGTCAACGTCCTTCAGCAGCGG TTGGGACTTCCGGGCGATGTACAGCTTGAATTTGTAAACGGTGGACACGGCATTAAAAATCCATTAGCAGTCGAAGGTCAACGGCAAGCTGCGGCGACtcgtgaagaagaaaaaaccgcGCGCCCAGCACCTGGCAAA GACGACGACCCGAACAGATTCACCTGCCGCGTATGCAGCAAAAACTTCAGTCTTCAGAGACTCCTGAACCGTCACATGAAATGTCACAGCGATGTGAAACGCTACCTGTGCACATTTTGCGGAAAGGGATTCAACGACACCTTCGACCTTAAAAGGCACACCAGAACGCACACGGGCGTTCGACCTTACAAATGCAATCTTTGTGAGAAGAGCTTTACCCAGCGTTGTTCTTTAGAGAGTCACTGTCTCAAGGTCCACGGTGTTCAGCATCAGTACGCCTACAAAGAACGCCGCACTAAG GTGTACGTCTGCGAGGAGTGCGGTCACACGACGCAAGAACCGGAAGTCCACTACCTTCATCTGAAAGACAAGCACCCGTACAGTCCGGCTCTTCTGAAGTTCTACGACAAACGTCACTTCAAATTCACAAATAGCAACTTCGCAAACATGCTGCTTCAAGTTCGCACGTAA